GTGTGTGGTTATACGTATAACAGCCAAAAGCTAGCCCTCGTAAAACTAGTATACCAATTAGTTCTCTTTCAGGAGGTGgtgttaaaaaaataagagagATAAAGATGAGCAAATATTATATCTTGATAGAGCTGATGAACgataaaaagaatactAACTCTAGTTGtgatattttctctttctatTTAAATTTCAGCGATAACCCTTTCTCAAGCTTTCGTTTGAAATCGCGTCTCCTATATGGTATATTCTCCTgttttctccttttttattccttAAAAGACCTGATAGGGGTATTCAAACAAAAGTATTTATATTTGtctattcttcttttatgGCTTCTTGTTCTCCTGTTCTGTCTTGCAA
This is a stretch of genomic DNA from Saccharomyces cerevisiae S288C chromosome IV, complete sequence. It encodes these proteins:
- a CDS encoding uncharacterized protein (hypothetical protein; conserved among S. cerevisiae strains; YDR029W is not an essential gene), coding for MSKYYILIELMNDKKNTNSSCDIFSFYLNFSDNPFSSFRLKSRLLYGIFSCFLLFYSLKDLIGVFKQKYLYLSILLLWLLVLLFCLAKGLSHNLRADSFLQYPL